A genomic window from Nitrospiria bacterium includes:
- the nadC gene encoding carboxylating nicotinate-nucleotide diphosphorylase, whose product MNPPPLLSAVRILDLVTRALAEDLGSGDLTTRLLFAQVVKAEAVIRAKEEATLAGLPLAEAVFKKVDPKLKFKSLAQDGDRVQPGTQIARIVGDGRSLLKGERVALNFLQRLSGIATLTARFVETIRGTKAAILDTRKTTPGLRGLEKYAVRMGGGRNHRMNLSDGILIKDNHIALAGSLKRAVEEARRKAPRGLKVEVEARNLNEVEDALSAKADRILLDNMTIPHLKEALLLINGRALTEASGGIHLNNVREFAGAGVDFISIGALTHSAPAVDLSMDITPSKDAP is encoded by the coding sequence ATGAATCCGCCCCCTCTCTTGTCCGCCGTTCGCATCCTGGACCTTGTTACCCGCGCCCTTGCCGAAGACCTCGGCTCCGGCGATTTGACCACCCGTCTGCTTTTTGCGCAAGTCGTAAAGGCCGAGGCCGTGATTCGGGCCAAGGAGGAAGCGACCCTGGCCGGCCTGCCCCTGGCCGAGGCCGTTTTTAAAAAGGTGGATCCGAAACTCAAGTTCAAATCCCTTGCGCAGGACGGGGACCGAGTCCAACCCGGAACGCAGATCGCACGCATTGTGGGTGACGGGCGTTCTCTATTAAAAGGAGAGCGGGTGGCACTCAATTTTCTCCAGCGCCTCTCGGGCATCGCCACGCTCACGGCGCGGTTTGTCGAGACGATCCGGGGCACAAAAGCCGCGATCCTGGACACCCGAAAAACCACGCCCGGACTACGAGGGCTGGAAAAATACGCCGTTCGGATGGGCGGGGGCCGAAACCACCGGATGAATTTAAGCGACGGCATCCTGATCAAGGACAACCATATCGCACTGGCCGGAAGTCTAAAGCGCGCGGTCGAAGAGGCCCGCCGGAAGGCGCCTCGCGGTCTTAAGGTTGAAGTGGAAGCGAGGAACCTAAACGAGGTCGAAGACGCACTATCGGCCAAGGCCGACAGGATCCTCCTTGACAATATGACAATTCCTCACCTGAAAGAGGCCCTCTTGTTAATAAATGGGCGCGCCTTAACCGAGGCATCCGGCGGTATTCACTTGAACAACGTGCGCGAGTTCGCCGGGGCCGGCGTTGATTTTATCTCCATCGGGGCCCTGACCCATTCGGCTCCGGCCGTGGACCTGAGCATGGACATCACTCCTTCAAAGGATGCCCCATGA
- a CDS encoding valine--tRNA ligase: MTETTAQTDPTRFDKPYNPREVEDRWYRHWIDRGYFSADEHSTQPQRFSIVIPPPNITGSLHLGHALNNTLQDVLVRWKRMLGSNTLWLPGTDHAGIATQNVVERQLMAEGTSREKLGRTEFIKRVWQWREQSGRTIIAQLKRLGASCDWKRERFTLDEGLSAAVRDVFVRLHQEGLIYRGERLINWCPRCGTALSDIEVEHEEVKGKLYYIKYPLADDPEAFLTVATTRPETMLGDTAVAVHPDDPRYNGLIGKAVLLPLTSRRIPIVGDSILVDREFGTGAVKITPGHDFNDEKAGQRHRLPRISLLTGLGDMDPVVLEEEAKTDKDLLHEIAGAKVPKARDRVVSRLEADGFLIKVEDHGHAIGKCYRCKTVIEPRLSPQWFVRVNNPENSLAAPAIDAVRSGRIRIIPESWKNNYFGWMENIQDWCISRQIWWGHQIPAWYCRGTDVGQCRPECKEPIVAATAPERCPHCGSADFVQDPDVLDTWFSSALWPFSTLGWPQKTKALELFYPTSALVTSFDILFFWVARMIMMGLHFMKDVPFREVYIHALVRDAEGQKMSKSKGNVIDPLEIMEKYGTDALRFTLASMASPGRDIKLSEERIGGYRNFANKIWNAARFILMNCPKGPRAYLDSPLADPMTLSLADRWILSRLQRVIQSVNRQLGDYRFDEASRDLYQFLWHEFCDWYLELIKPTLYGTDTVAADRTRTVAIQAFEAVLRLLHPFMPFITEEIRQTFTQTDGSIAIAAFPIANATLINESTEQECESFQKVIEGIREMRGLHGIPFSKKLQAAIRLSNQDIERYIQNNHSTISALAGLSGLTIGRNVQQPANALMGPLIFPGGQAGEIFIPLTPDTIDIAKEITKKEKRLKDLAAQMDQEKKKLSNPDFASKAPPEVTEKTKSRYQELRLEHEKLSEALKDLRETTGGKA; this comes from the coding sequence ATGACTGAAACCACCGCACAAACCGATCCAACCCGCTTCGACAAGCCCTACAATCCCCGAGAGGTTGAGGACCGCTGGTATCGGCACTGGATCGATCGTGGCTATTTTTCCGCGGACGAGCATTCGACGCAGCCCCAGCGGTTTTCGATCGTGATCCCGCCGCCCAATATCACCGGTTCGCTGCACTTAGGCCACGCCCTGAACAACACGCTGCAGGATGTCCTCGTCCGCTGGAAGCGTATGCTGGGATCGAATACCCTATGGCTGCCCGGAACGGACCACGCCGGGATTGCAACCCAAAATGTCGTCGAGCGCCAGCTCATGGCCGAAGGCACCTCGCGGGAAAAGTTGGGGCGCACGGAATTCATCAAACGAGTCTGGCAGTGGCGGGAGCAGTCGGGGCGGACCATCATCGCTCAATTGAAACGGCTCGGCGCTTCCTGCGACTGGAAACGGGAGCGGTTTACCCTGGATGAAGGCCTCTCGGCCGCGGTTCGAGACGTCTTTGTCCGCTTGCACCAGGAAGGGCTGATCTACCGAGGAGAGCGATTGATCAATTGGTGCCCGAGGTGCGGGACGGCCCTGTCGGACATCGAGGTGGAGCACGAGGAAGTCAAGGGCAAGTTGTACTATATCAAATACCCTCTGGCTGACGATCCTGAGGCGTTTCTCACGGTCGCCACGACCCGCCCCGAGACGATGCTGGGCGATACCGCCGTCGCGGTGCATCCAGACGACCCCCGATACAACGGGTTGATCGGCAAAGCCGTGCTCCTTCCTCTGACAAGCCGTCGTATCCCGATTGTCGGGGACTCGATCTTGGTCGATCGGGAATTTGGAACCGGCGCCGTCAAGATCACGCCGGGCCATGACTTTAATGATGAAAAGGCCGGCCAGCGCCACCGCCTTCCCCGAATCTCATTGCTGACCGGCCTAGGCGACATGGACCCTGTCGTTCTCGAGGAAGAGGCCAAAACGGACAAGGATCTTTTGCACGAAATCGCGGGCGCCAAAGTCCCAAAGGCTCGGGACCGGGTCGTGAGCCGCCTTGAAGCCGATGGCTTCTTGATCAAAGTTGAAGACCATGGTCACGCCATCGGCAAATGCTATCGCTGCAAAACCGTGATCGAGCCTCGTCTCTCGCCGCAATGGTTTGTCCGCGTGAACAACCCGGAGAACTCTCTTGCAGCGCCGGCGATCGACGCGGTGCGAAGCGGCCGGATCCGTATAATTCCCGAAAGTTGGAAGAACAACTACTTTGGCTGGATGGAGAACATCCAGGATTGGTGTATCTCGCGACAGATCTGGTGGGGGCATCAGATCCCTGCGTGGTACTGCCGCGGAACGGACGTCGGCCAATGCCGGCCCGAATGCAAGGAACCGATCGTCGCCGCGACGGCGCCGGAGCGCTGCCCGCATTGCGGTTCGGCCGATTTCGTCCAGGACCCGGATGTTCTGGACACGTGGTTCTCCTCGGCCCTCTGGCCGTTCTCCACCCTGGGCTGGCCGCAAAAAACGAAGGCGCTTGAACTCTTTTACCCTACGTCGGCCCTGGTCACGAGCTTCGACATTCTCTTCTTCTGGGTGGCCCGGATGATCATGATGGGGCTGCATTTCATGAAGGATGTCCCCTTCCGGGAAGTTTACATCCATGCGCTGGTCCGCGACGCCGAGGGACAGAAGATGAGCAAGTCCAAGGGAAACGTCATCGACCCACTCGAGATCATGGAGAAGTACGGAACGGACGCCCTGCGTTTCACCCTGGCCTCCATGGCCTCACCGGGACGGGATATCAAACTTTCCGAGGAGCGAATCGGAGGCTACCGGAATTTTGCGAACAAAATCTGGAATGCCGCGCGGTTCATCCTGATGAACTGTCCGAAGGGGCCGAGAGCTTATCTTGATTCCCCCCTCGCGGATCCGATGACGCTTTCCCTCGCCGACCGCTGGATATTAAGCCGGCTCCAACGCGTGATCCAATCCGTTAATCGTCAGCTTGGAGATTACCGCTTCGATGAAGCTTCCCGAGACCTGTATCAGTTTCTCTGGCACGAATTCTGCGACTGGTACCTTGAACTGATTAAGCCAACTTTGTACGGAACGGACACCGTAGCCGCGGATCGAACCCGGACCGTCGCCATCCAGGCTTTTGAAGCGGTGCTCCGACTCCTCCACCCGTTCATGCCCTTTATTACCGAAGAGATCCGACAGACCTTTACGCAAACGGACGGCAGCATTGCGATCGCGGCATTTCCGATCGCGAACGCCACCCTGATTAATGAATCGACCGAACAGGAATGCGAGAGCTTTCAGAAAGTCATCGAGGGAATTCGGGAAATGCGCGGGCTGCATGGCATCCCATTTTCAAAGAAATTGCAAGCGGCGATCCGCTTGTCGAACCAAGACATCGAGCGTTACATTCAAAACAACCACTCGACGATCAGCGCGCTCGCTGGCCTCAGCGGTCTAACAATCGGACGGAACGTCCAGCAACCCGCGAATGCTCTCATGGGTCCCCTCATCTTCCCGGGCGGCCAGGCCGGCGAGATATTCATTCCCCTGACGCCGGATACAATAGACATCGCCAAAGAGATTACGAAAAAGGAAAAGCGGTTGAAGGACCTGGCCGCCCAGATGGACCAAGAGAAAAAGAAGCTGTCTAACCCTGATTTTGCTTCGAAGGCTCCTCCGGAGGTCACAGAAAAAACGAAGTCGCGTTATCAAGAGCTCCGTCTTGAGCATGAGAAATTGTCCGAGGCCCTCAAGGACTTGCGCGAAACGACGGGAGGAAAGGCATGA
- a CDS encoding type III pantothenate kinase: MLLAIDIGNSNIVLGVFQERRLKGNWRIATRLAKTSDEYGILTLDLFRANGIRSDRIRGVILSSVVPPLTPIITEMSLRYFHSEPLIVDGAMDTGLINRYEPPRDVGADRIVNAVAAYRRYGGPVIIVDFGTATTFCAVSKRGEYLGGAITPGITISAEALFQGASKLPKVELARPRSVIGQDTISSIQSGMLYGYAGLVDSMVTRMKKELGSRAKVIATGGQARLILSETNTINEVRPFLTLEGLRILYERNKKKTRRAIDNTVKT; the protein is encoded by the coding sequence ATGCTGCTTGCGATTGACATTGGAAACTCCAACATCGTTCTGGGCGTCTTCCAGGAAAGACGCCTCAAGGGAAATTGGAGAATCGCCACTCGGCTGGCGAAAACCTCCGACGAGTACGGAATCTTGACCTTGGATCTTTTTCGGGCCAACGGGATTCGGTCCGATCGGATCCGCGGGGTGATTTTGTCCAGTGTGGTCCCGCCCCTGACCCCGATCATCACCGAGATGAGCCTTCGATATTTTCATTCCGAGCCCTTGATCGTGGATGGAGCCATGGACACCGGCTTGATCAATCGATACGAGCCGCCCCGGGATGTGGGGGCCGACCGGATCGTCAACGCCGTCGCGGCGTACCGACGATACGGCGGACCGGTTATTATTGTGGACTTCGGAACCGCCACCACTTTTTGCGCCGTCAGTAAAAGAGGCGAATATCTGGGCGGTGCGATCACACCCGGAATCACCATCTCGGCCGAGGCCCTTTTCCAGGGAGCCTCCAAACTCCCCAAGGTTGAATTGGCCAGACCCAGATCGGTCATCGGTCAGGACACCATCAGCAGCATACAGTCCGGCATGCTCTATGGTTACGCGGGACTTGTGGATTCGATGGTCACGAGGATGAAAAAGGAGCTGGGGTCCCGCGCGAAAGTCATCGCGACCGGCGGGCAGGCCCGGCTGATCCTTTCTGAGACAAATACGATTAATGAGGTTCGACCCTTCTTAACGCTGGAAGGACTTCGAATCCTGTATGAAAGAAACAAGAAAAAGACCCGAAGGGCCATTGACAACACGGTTAAAACTTGA
- a CDS encoding biotin--[acetyl-CoA-carboxylase] ligase translates to MTSQPSSRAFRSQPLTQDAIRSGLKTARFGQTLHIFDRIESTNTAAHPLAKRGAPEGTVVLADAQTRGRGRMGRRWISPPDVNLYFSIILRPGGDPRRAGLWTLAAANAVAQAIEQTVGLSTRLKWPNDLLIHHKKVAGLLLESVVQKGRIRYLVLGIGVNVNLLCDALPITLRDSVSSLRQESGRVIDRVRLLQRILETIEIQYRSFQTEPPEMILNAFTTRSDTMGRSVRVRDQVHEWTGIAKGLTPEGALILSRNDREEVILRSEDIVHVRPSDAACD, encoded by the coding sequence ATGACTTCTCAGCCCTCCTCAAGGGCTTTCAGGTCGCAGCCGCTGACTCAGGATGCCATTCGATCCGGGCTGAAGACGGCGCGGTTTGGACAAACCCTGCATATCTTTGACAGGATCGAGTCGACGAATACCGCCGCTCACCCTTTGGCGAAAAGGGGTGCTCCTGAAGGGACCGTCGTTTTGGCCGATGCTCAAACTCGGGGAAGGGGCCGAATGGGCCGTCGCTGGATCTCCCCCCCGGACGTCAACTTGTACTTCTCGATCATCCTCCGACCCGGCGGCGATCCCCGGCGCGCGGGCTTATGGACACTGGCCGCTGCCAATGCCGTTGCCCAGGCCATTGAACAAACCGTGGGTCTTTCGACTCGCCTGAAGTGGCCGAATGATCTTCTAATTCATCATAAAAAGGTTGCCGGTCTTCTTTTGGAAAGCGTCGTTCAAAAAGGGCGTATCCGGTACCTGGTTTTGGGAATCGGGGTCAATGTCAACCTTCTTTGCGACGCCCTTCCTATAACACTTCGCGACTCCGTCAGTTCGCTGCGGCAAGAATCGGGTCGCGTGATAGATCGGGTCCGGCTGCTGCAACGGATTTTGGAAACCATCGAAATACAATATCGGTCTTTTCAGACCGAGCCGCCCGAAATGATTCTGAACGCTTTCACCACCCGCTCCGACACCATGGGACGGTCCGTGCGGGTCCGGGATCAAGTCCACGAATGGACCGGGATCGCCAAGGGGCTGACACCCGAGGGCGCGTTGATCCTGTCGAGGAACGATCGGGAGGAAGTCATCCTCCGGTCCGAGGACATCGTTCACGTGAGGCCATCCGATGCTGCTTGCGATTGA